In Microbulbifer agarilyticus, the DNA window CAGGTGGCTGCCGCCGTGGGACTGCTGGATGAAGGCGCGACCGTGCCCTTTATTGCCCGCTACCGGAAAGAGGTGACCGGGGAGCTGGATGACACCCAGTTGCGCACCCTGGAAGAGCGCCTGCGCTATCTGCGCGAGATGGAAGAGCGCCGCGCGGCCATCCTGAAAAGCATCGACGAGCAGGGCAAACTTACGCCCGAACTGGCCCAGCAGATCAACGCGGCCGATACCAAGAACCGCCTTGAAGACCTCTACCTGCCTTACAAGCCCAAGCGCCGCACCAAGGGCCAGATCGCCATCGAAGCGGGCCTCGAACCACTGGCCGACGACCTGTACGGCAACCCGGCACTGAACCCGGAAGAAGAGGCGCAAAAATACCTCAATACCGATAACGAAGACGCCGCCCTGCATGTGAAAGACATCAAGGCCGCGCTTGACGGTGCCAAGTTCATCCTCATGGAGCGTTTCGCCGAAGACGCCGAGCTGCTGGGCAAGCTGCGTGACTTCCTGAGTCGTGATGGTCAGGTAAAGTCCAAGCTGCTGGATGGCAAGGAAGAGGAAGGCGCCAAGTTCCGCGACTACTTCGAATACGGCGAAGACTGGTCCAGGGTACCGAGCCACCGCGCGCTGGCAATCTTCCGCGGCCGCAACGAAGGCATCCTGGCCATCAATCTGGGACTGGAGGGCGACGAAGAGCGCCCGGCCACCGCCGGACATCCCTGCGAAACCGTGATTGCGCGCCATGTGGACATCGAAGACCAGGGCCGCCCCGCCGACAAATGGCTGGGTGAAGTGGTGCGCTGGACCTGGCGCATCAAGCTGCTCACCAGCCTGGAAACCGACCTGCTGGGTCAGCTGCGCGAAAAAGCCGAAGAGGAAGCCATCAAGGTCTTCTCCCGCAACCTCAAGGATCTGCTACTGGCCGCCCCCGCTGGCCAAAAGGCCACTATCGGCCTGGACCCGGGCCTGCGTACTGGGGTGAAAGTGGCCGTGGTAGACGCCACCGGCAAGGTGCTTGACCACACCGCGATTTACCCCAACCCGCCGCAGAACAAACTGGCCGAGTCCGCCGCGGTCATCGCCGCGCTGTGCAAGAAATACGACGTGGGCCTGATCGCCATCGGCAACGGCACCGCCAGCCGCGAGACCGACAAGTTTGTCGGCGAGACCATCAAGCAGTTCAAACTGACCGCACAGAAGGTAATGGTGAACGAGGCCGGTGCATCCGTGTACTCCGCCTCCGAGTTTGCCGCCAAGGAATTCCCGGATCTGGACGTAACCATCCGCGGGGCAATTTCTATCGCCCGCCGCCTGCAGGACCCGCTGGCGGAGCTGGTGAAGATCGAGCCCAAGTCCATCGGTGTGGGCCAGTACCAGCACGACGTGTCCCAATCCCAGCTGGCCCGCTCCCTGGACGCGGTAGTAGAGGACTGTGTGAACGGCGTGGGTGCCGAACTGAACTCCGCCTCCGCTCCGTTGCTGACCCGTGTGTCTGGCCTGAGTGCATCCATTGCCGCAAACATCGTCACCTATCGCGATATGAACGGTGCCTTCAAAAACCGCGACCAGCTGAAAGAAGTCCCGCGCCTTGGGCCCAAGGCTTTCGAGCAGGCCGCGGGCTTCCTGCGCATCAATAACGGCGAGAATCCGCTGGACCGTTCCGGGGTACACCCGGAGTCCTACATCGTGGTCAAGCGTATCGCCGAGAAGAACGGCCGCGAGATCAACGGCCTGGTCGGCGACTCCGCCTTCCTGCGCCGCCTGAACCCGGCGGACTACACCGATGAGAAGTTCGGTGTACCGACGGTGAAAGACATTATCAGTGAACTGGAAAAACCCGGCCGCGACCCGCGCCCGGAATTCCGCACGGCCAAGTTCGAGGACGGTGTCGAGGAAATCAAAGACCTGCGCCCGGGCATGGTACTGGAAGGCACCGTCACCAACGTCACCAACTTCGGTGCCTTTGTGGATATCGGTGTGCACCAGGATGGCCTGGTACATATCTCTGCGCTGTCGGAGAAGTTCGTCAAAGACCCACACGAAGTGGTCAAGGCGAACGACATCGTCAAGGTGAAGGTGATGGAAGTGGACGTGGCGCGCAAGCGTATCGGCCTGTCCATGCGCATGTCTGACGAGCCCGGCGAACAGGGCAGCGGCGGCGTGAAGCGTGGTGATCACCGTGAAAGCCGCCAAGCCCAGCGGCACAATAACCGCAGCCGCCAGCAACAGGGCGGCGGCAACGGTGGACGCGGCAGTATGGGCGACCTGCTGGCGGCGGCAATGAAGGGTAAGAAGTAGTTACCCAGGTAATAAGTACGGGTAATAATCCCGAGCAATAAAAAAGGGCGATCCACTGGATCGCCCTTTTTCGTTTGGGTATCTGTAAACCTAGGGACCGAGCTCGAGAAAATCTTCTCCGGGGTTACACAAAAAGTGCACCTCCTTTTCCAGTACCGGGTGTTCGAAGCCCAGCTCCTGTGCATGCAACAAAAGCCTCGATGCCGCGGCGCGTGCCTCGGGTTGTGCGTAAAACGGATCGCCGAGTATTGGATACCCAAGGGCCTGCATGTGCACCCGCAATTGATGTGAGCGACCGGTTACCGGGGTCAGCTTTATTAAACTGGTGCGCCCGTCGCTGTCGAGTTTTTCCCAGCGGGTCAGGGACCGCTTGCCAGATTCAAAACAGACCTTCTGCCGCGGCCGATTTGGCCAGTCGCAAATAAGCGGCAGATCGACTTCGCCCTCATGCTGCGCGGGCTCGCCCCAGACCCGCGCCAGGTAACTTTTCTCTACCTTTCGATTCTGAAACAGGGTGCTCAACTGTCGGTGCACCTCAGCCCCCAGCGCCATCACCACCAGACCCGAGGTATCCATATCCAGCCGGTGCACAATCAATGCCTGTGGATATTCTTCCTGCGCGCGCAGCGCCAGACTGTCTTTGTGCGCAGGATCGCGGCCGGGCACGGTGAGCAAGCCGCTGGGCTTATCCAGCACCAACAGGTGGGCATCGCTGTATACGACATCCAGAAGGGGATCAGAGGGAGGATTGTAGGGGCGCAAAACTCGGGCTCGGCTATCAGTCAACAATCAGTCGGCTATCAATCGGGAATGGGCCGCAAGCTTACGCAATTTTGCGCGGCCGCGCATTTGGCGGCCGGACTAGGTATTCAGAAACAGCGGGTCAGACTAGTTAGACGAGTTAAACTAGAAAGCCGCGCAGCATACGCACCAGCACGTCGCGGCTGGACTGCCCCTTGATACCGACGCTGGTGACTTGCGAGAACTCCAGGCTCTGGATCATCCACAGGAACATCTGTGCATCCAAATCGGGAGAGCGGGTTGCCAGCGGCGCAATAAATTCGCGGGCGTGGCCAGTGAGCTCGTCGTTGTAAGACTGGATCTCTTTGGCCAATGCAGGGGACGGGTGCTGCTCGTACAGGTATTGGCACTCAATCTGTAACTGGCGCAAACGGGTAGTAGGGCCGGTATCGATGAGCTGGGCAAAAATATCCGCGAGTCCCTCAATATAAGCATCGCGATCCGCCAGCTCGTTCTGGTCGTCCACACATCTCGCCAGCAATTCAGAATAGGACACCACGATACCCATATTCACGGGTTCCATGGACTTTCTGTACTCCCGGAAAGCCTCGACCAGGATATTGTCGATGGTTCCGAAGTAATAGGTGGTCATCGCCAGCTGCACACCCGCTTCACTGGCAATCGACCGGTGAGACAGGGCTGCCAGCCCCTTGCGCGCGATGAGATCCAGAGTGGCATTGAGAATTTTCGCCATGGCGACTTCACGCTTCTCTGCCTTCTTGTTCACAGAGGAGGGCTTAGCGCTGGGGGCTGTGGGCGTGTTCTCGCCAGCTCCGCTGCTGGAAACCATGTCGAAACCTCAAGAGAGTAAAATCAGGGCACTAAATGCACGGAATACGAACCCTATACAATGGTCAATTATTGGTCAATCGTACAAGGTTTATGCTAGCTTGGCGCCGTATACAGCGCAATGCTGTGAATTGCGCCAAACCTCGCAGAAATAACCGCCCTTTAGTAATTTCTACGCATTATCTGCGTCTGCAGATTCATTTTGCTGCGCTTTGCGAAAAGCGCATTATTGCGGGTTAGCGACACGCCCCAGCGTCAGGGTTTCTATCCCGACTGACAAGACACGGAAGGAAACCAAATAATCTCTCTGCAATTGGTACCTTCGTGCAAAATCGTCGCGCAATTGCAGCACCAGATTGCGTTTATCCATATCGACGGATACCAGCCTCGCGCAGTCGAATCCAAAGTAACACTGCACAGTCGGGTACAGCGCCTTGAACAGGCTCTCCTTGGCCGAAAAGATCAGGGTCGCCGCCTGCGCGGAGGGCAGGTGCACGTCGGCGAGTCGCGTCAGCTCGTCCGCATCCAGAATGGAACACGCTACCTCTTCGTACACGTTCTGGGTCATCCAGTTTTCACGGTCGATGCCCAGGTAGTGCAGGCGCGTCTTACTTGCCAGCACACAGGCGGCCTCGCTACCGCAGTGAGTGATACTGCCCACCACCCCTTTCGGCCACACCGGATCGCGCCGTTCGCCGATGCCTATGTGCGGCGCTTCCCGATTCGGCGAGTGGAGTTCGCCAAGTATGCTGTGGGCGAGATAACGACCCGCAAGGAATTCTGCCTGACGCTGCGGCACCGCCCGCGCAATCTGAGCGGGCAACAGGATGCCGGCTTCTGCAAAGAGTGAGGGCTGGTATCGATCGACATCGAAACCACAACCGGCTTGATAGAAGCCCGCGGAGTCGTGATGCTCACAGGTTGGATCCAGAATAAACCCACTGCGCACCAGCGCGCTGGCAGACGACTTCGCTGGTGCTTGCTGTTCTGATGTAAGGCTCATCCGTTCATTCTGCGGCAGATCCGGCCGCACGTAAAAGGTGCTACCGATTATTCTGTAGCATCAGCGGGTTCTGCCACAACCGCGGGCAGCAGCGACTGCAACAGGGCATACAGCATCTCGACGCGTGCCTGATTGGGAAAGTATTTATTCGCCAGCATCACAAAACCAAACCGCTGCTGGGGAATAAACGCAACATAGGTGGAAAAGCCCCCGGTGGACCCCGTCTTGTTAATCAGCACATTTTGCTGTGGCGCCATGGGCGGCTGGATTGCATCTACCGGCCGGTCGCCGTTGATGTTCTTCCAGTTGTTGCCCGCGAGCAGCCGGGTTCGTTCCAGCGGCAGGGCATACTGCTCCCAAACCATATCCTGCACGTAATACTTGGTGCTGAAATAACCGCTGCGCGTTTTTTCCAGTGCCCGTTGCAGGTCTTCATCGACCTTCACCAGTTGCATCTGCGCGGCAATATAGCGGGTCAAATCTGCGGCACTGGCGCGCACGCCATAGGCCTCTTCACCGAGCAGGCCCATATTTACCCGCACCGGCTCGTGTCGCCGATTGTGCCCCTCGGCGTAATCCAGCATTTTTTCAGCAGGGACCTGCACGTAGGTCTCAGACAAACCCAGGCCACGAAAAATATGCTGATCCATTGCCTCGGCAAACGGCTGGTTCAGGCTGCGTGCGGCAACCAGGCCCAGCAGGCCGCTACCCGGATTGGAATACGTCCGTTTGCTGCCGGGGCTGTACTGCGGTTGCCAGTCGCGAAAATAACTGAGCAACTGTTCCTCGTCCTGCACCTCCGATGGAACCTGTAGCGGGAAGTGCCCAGCGGTGTGGGTGGCGAGATTGAGTACCGATACGCGATCCATGGCACTGCCGCGCAGCGGCGGCAGGTAAGTGCTCACAGGCTTGGCAAAATCCAGTGCCCCTTTGACTTCTGCGTATGCTGCCAGTGTGGCGGTAAAGGTCTTGCTGACCGACCCCACCTCGAACAGTGTGTGCTCGGTTATTGGCGCGCCATCCTCCAGCGCGGTTTCTCCCAAGTTGAAAAAGTGCGCTTCGCCATCGATGGTGAGGGCCAGCGCCATACCTGGCACCTGATATTTCTCCACCACGGGCTGAATCGCTTCGACCACTGCGGCTTCCAGCTGATCCGCGCTAATTTTCACGCCAGACTCTGCGTTCGCCATACCTCCCAGGATAACGCCGGCACCGGCAACCAGACTCTTCAGCGAGCGTGAAGTAAACAGAGAGAGCGACATCTTGTCTTCCTTATTGTGCAGACTACCTGGCGACGGAAACTCGTGGGCGTGTTTTTTGTCTGACCATATACCCGGGATAAAGTGCAGTTTAGCCGGAATAACTTCCCGCCTTAGTGCCTGCACCTTAAATGTGCATACAAACTAGCGCTCGAAACATGCCACCACTGTCGGATACACTTTACCCACTGTGCACTCAGCCTCAGAACCTCCGCAATGCAACGGGCTCTGGCGCTTGGTTTTGAGTCATTAATGACCGCGAGATAAGCCGTACCGGACCCATGCGATCTTTCGTCTTAAAAAGCTTTCTCTTTCTGCTGGTACTCGGTGTACTGGCGGCAGGGGCATTCGTGGCTTTTCCGGGACTGAAGTACGAGCTGTACCGCAAACTTCCCCCCAAGATCCGCTGGAATATTTCCTACGCCCTGACAGACAAGTTTGTGGTGGGGATGGTGTATTTCGTCGAGCGCAATAATCAACTGCTGCTGGTGCGCCACACCTATCAGGACAAGTGGTCCCTGCCCGGTGGCTGGGTGGAGCGCAATGAATCGTTTGAAGAATCGGCGCGCCGCGAACTGCGCGAAGAGCTGGATATCAAGATCGACGATTTCGAGGTGCTCGAAGTCGACAAGGTACCGCGCTCGGGGATTATCAATATCGCCATTCGCGGGCGCTTGAAAGACAAGCAGGTGGCGATCCGCGACGGTGAAATCTATGGCTACCGCTTCTTTGACCTACACCGCCTGCCGGAAGATGTGATTTACACCCACAAGCCCTATATCAAGCGCTACCTGGATGCGCGGAGGCCACCGCGGCAATTGCCGGTGGAAGAGCCGGCACCGCCCTCGCCACCGGAACGGCAGTTACCGTCACCCTGATGCTACCGCGGGCGGTATCCGCATCAGCCCTTTATGCCATTGGCAATCTGAAACACTACCCGTGCGGCGGTGCGCGCTGCGTGATCTTCAATGTCGAAGTAAGGGTTAAACTCGGCGATGTCCGCCAGACAGACCTTCTTCGATTCCAGCACCGTATCCAGCAGCGGCTCGAACAACTCGAAGGCCACACCGCGACCGGCGGGAGCACTCACCGCAGGCATGACCGCCGCGGGCAGGAAGTCCAGGTCGATGGTCAGGTACACGAAATCCACGCGGTCGATAAAGTCGGCGATCTGCCGCTGTACCAGCTCGATACGCCAGGGCACGATCTCCCGATCAGAAATGACCTGCGCACCCAGCTCTTCTGCACGCTGATACAGCGCCGGGGTATTTGCGGTTGCCGCAGCGCCGACGCAGAGGTAATTGAATGGGCGGCCATTCAGGTCGCACTGTTCCGCGATCTGATAAAACGGGGTACCGGATGAACCCTGCGGGGCCGGCAGTCGGATATCCAGATGGGCGTCGAAATTGATAATACCCAGGGTTTTGTCCCGGTGCTGCTCACGCATCCAGCGCGCGATACCCTGGTAACTGCCGTAGGCGATCTCGTGGCCACCACCAAGCACCATGGGAAAGTGCCCGGCACTCATAAGTTCGGTAATCCGCGCGCCAAGCATCGCCTGCCCGGATTCCAGATCGTCCTTTTCCACGCGCACATTGCCCGCATCGTACAACGGCGGACTGAAGGTCTTGGGCAAGTTGGCCAGCGCCAGACGCAGGATGCGCGGGCCCTTGGCGGCACCGATACGCCCCTTGTTGCGGCGCACACCTTCGTCACTGGCAAAGCCAAGAATCGAGAATCCCGGCGGACTGTCCAGATGCAGCGGCACTATGTCCTGGTGCCAGCGCTTACCCGCCTGGCCGTCTTCACCATCAACGCGGCCACTCCACAGGCGCATATCAGCCAGCTGTAACATGTTGTCCCCCTAAAAACATTTCCGCGGGTTTCAGCGCACCCACCTCATAGGCAAGCTGGTCCGGCGTTTCCATCGGCCACAGCGCCATATCTGCGCGCAGCCCCGGGCGTAACACGCCCCGCGAGCAACAAATCCCCAGTGCGCGCGCCGCGGAACGCGTCACGCCGGCGAGCGCTTCTGCCGGGGTCAGCCCGAACAGGTTACAGCCCATATTCATCATCAAACGCAGCGAGGCGATCGGACAGCTACCCGGATTTAAATCGGTGGAAATCGCCATGGGCACGCCGGCCGCACGCAACTTGTCCACCGGTGGTACGCGGGTTTCCTTCAGTGTGTAAAAGGCCCCGGGCAGCAATACCGCAGCGGTACCACTCTCCGCCATCGCCGCGACATCCTCGTCGGTAATGTATTCAATATGCTCCACCGACAACGCGCCGGCACAGGCTGCCATCTTGGTGGCGCCGGTGGAGGCGAGCTGTTCCGCGTGCACTTTGACCGGCAAATCGAGCTTGCGTGCCGCGCTGATTACGCGCTGGCACTGCTCCACTGAGAAGGCGATGTTTTCACAAAACATGTCCACCGCATCGGCCAACTGTTCCCGGACGACCGCAGGCAAAATTTCGTTGCACACCAGGTCGATGTATTCGTCGGCGCGACCATCGTACTCCGGTGGCAGGGCATGGGCGGCGAGGCAAGTGGTGAGGATGTTCACCGGGTAGTGCTGGGCGAGGCGGCGCGCCACGCGCAGCTGCTTCAATTCATTGTCGAGGTCGAGGCCATAGCCGGATTTGATTTCCAGGGTGGTGACCCCTTCGCTCATCAGGGCTTTCAGACGCGGCTCAGCGGCGTGGTAAAGCTCTTCGGCACTGGCGGCGCGAGTAGCGCGCACGGTAGACAGGATGCCGCCGCCGGCGCGGGCGACATCTTCGTAACTTTCACCACCCAAACGCCGGGCGAATTCGCTGGCACGGTGGCCACCGTATACCAGATGGGTGTGGCAGTCGATCAGTCCCGGGGTCAGCCACTGCCCCTCACCATCAATCACCAGGTCCGCCGCAGTTTCCGGCAGTTCCCGGCGCGGGCCGATCCAGACAATTTTGTTGCCCGTGACCGCCACCGCGGCGTCTTCCACCGCACCATAGGCGCCGGGCAGAGACGGATCCATCGTGGCCGCGTGGACATTAGTAATCAGAAGATCACAGCGTTCAGTCATAGTCGCTCACTGAATTGGCGTTATTTGTAACCATAGCCCTGTTGGGGGGATTTGGCGCGGATTCTCACTTGGAGCACTGGCCTCGCATTGTGGCGGGCAGTCACTGGGGTGGGGCTTTCGGGACCGCTGTAAACCCATCCCTGGGCGCTGCGGCACAAACATCCTGTTTGTGACGCTCCCGAAAACCCCACCCCAGCGCCAGCCCTTCAGAATAAGCACCTGCACTCCGCTCAGTTTTTCAGATTCGAGCAGCTGAGAGCCCTGCCCTCTAGGCCAACTATTGACAGCCAGCCTCACCGAATCCATAGTTGGCCCCAACCGAGCTTGTATATACAAGAATGTACAAGATGGTAGCCACTTTAACCGAGCAGGCAAAGACCACACAAGTATGAGCAGTCAGATTTCTATCACGACCACCGGAGCCAGCAGCCAACCGCGCTATGCCGCAATCAAGGCACACATCCGCGCGCAGATCGAATCCGGTGAGTGGCCGGCTCACTTTCGTGTGCCCTCGGAGAACCAGCTCGCCCAAGACTTCAACGTCAGCCGCATGACCGCCCGTCGCGCCCTGTCAGAGCTCACCGACGAAGGCGTGCTCATCCGCTCCCAAGGCCTCGGTACCTTCGTGGCAGAACCGGTACCGGCCGGTTCTCTGTTGGAAGTCCGCAATATCGCCGACGAAGTTGCCGCACGTGGTCACAGCTACGGTAATCGCATTCTGAAATTAGAACAGACCACCGCCAGCACGGAAGTGGCCGTTGCCCTGGGGCTCGCCGAAGGCGCGGCGGTGTATCACTCGATCATCGTGCACTTGGATAACGGCCTGCCAATTCAGTTCGAAGAACGCTATACCAACCCCACACTGGTGCCGGAATACCTGCAACAGGACTTCAGTGCGGCCACACCAAATGAATACCTGACCCGCGTGGCCCCTTTGACCGAAGCCGATACCACGGTAGAAGCCATTGGCGCTGACGTCACTGTGGCAGAGGCTTTGGAAATCACTAGCGGAAACGCCTGCCTGCAGATCTGGCGGCGCACCATGAGCCGTGCGGGCACTGTGAGTTTTGCACGGCTGGTACACCCGGGAAATCGATACCGACTCGGGGCACAGCTGAGGTTTTAGAGGGCCTGCCACTACGCAGTACAGAAGCCGAATTGAAGGCAGGCTGCCGGGTAAGAGTTTTCAGGATCGTCGTCGCCATGGATGGCGGCGCCGAAGCGTACATGGATGTACTCGCTGGGGGGCGCCTAGCCCGGTCCTGAAAACTCTTACCCGGTGGCCTGCCGCCACAAGACACACAAATGAACCCCGGGGCCAAAAGCCCCAAGAAACTCCAATTCAAACTATCCAGAGAATTTGGAACAGACGAGGCAACCATGACCGACAAACGTCACGACCCTAGCCGCAAGATTGCCGCACCCACCGGCACCAAACTAAATGCAAAAAGCTGGCTCACCGAAGCCCCGCTGCGCATGCTTATGAACAACCTGCACCCCGACGTTGCCGAACGCCCAGAAGACCTCGTGGTATACGGCGGTATCGGCCGCGCCGCGCGCGACTGGGAGTGCTACGACAAAATCGTCGAAGTGCTGCAACGCCTCGAAGATGACGAAACCCTGTTGGTGCAATCCGGCAAACCCGTCGGCGTATTCAAAACCCACGCCGACGCGCCTCGTGTACTGATCGCCAACTCCAACCTTGTACCCCACTGGGCCAACTGGGAACACTTCAACGAGCTGGATAAAAAAGGCCTCGCCATGTACGGCCAGATGACCGCTGGCTCGTGGATTTACATTGGTTCCCAAGGCATTGTTCAGGGCACCTACGAAACTTTCGCCGCGGTAGCGCGCAAACATTTCGACGGCGGAGCTACAAGCGGAAGCGGGGCAAGAGGCAAATGGGTTCTCACCGGTGGCCTCGGCGGCATGGGCGGTGCCCAGCCACTCGCCGCCACCATGGCCGGCTTCTGCATGATCGCCGTCGAGTGCGACGAAACCCGCATCGACTTCCGCCTGCGCACCGGTTATGTGGATAAAAAAGCCACCAGCCTCGACGAAGCCCTGGCGATGATCAACGACGCCATGGAAAAAGGCGAAGCCATTTCCGTGGGCCTGCTCGGCAACGCCGCCGACGTCTTCCCGGAAATTGTCGAGCGCGGCATCCTCCCCGATTGCGTTACCGACCAGACCTCTGCCCACGACCCGCTGAACGGCTACCTGCCGAAAGGCTGGAGCATGGAACACGCCGCCGAGATGCGTCAGAAAGACGAAGCGGCCGTGGTAAAGGCTGCGAAAAAATCCATGGGCATTCAGGTCGAAGCCATGCTCGCTCTACAGGAACGCGGTGCGGCCACACTCGACTACGGCAACAACATCCGCCAGATGGCCTTCGAAGTAGGTGTGGAAAACGCCTTCGACTTCCCGGGCTTTGTACCCGCCTATATCCGCCCACTGTTCTGTGAAGGCATCGGCCCGTTCCGCTGGGCAGCCCTGTCCGGCAACCCGGAAGATATTTACAAAACCGACGCCAAGGTAAAGGAACTAATCCCGGACAATCCGCAACTGCACAACTGGCTGGATATGGCGCGCGAGCGCATTCAGTTCCAGGGACTGCCGGCACGTATCTGCTGGGTAGGCCTGAAAGACCGTG includes these proteins:
- a CDS encoding RluA family pseudouridine synthase codes for the protein MRPYNPPSDPLLDVVYSDAHLLVLDKPSGLLTVPGRDPAHKDSLALRAQEEYPQALIVHRLDMDTSGLVVMALGAEVHRQLSTLFQNRKVEKSYLARVWGEPAQHEGEVDLPLICDWPNRPRQKVCFESGKRSLTRWEKLDSDGRTSLIKLTPVTGRSHQLRVHMQALGYPILGDPFYAQPEARAAASRLLLHAQELGFEHPVLEKEVHFLCNPGEDFLELGP
- a CDS encoding Tex family protein, coding for MLDINARIAEELNVRPQQVAAAVGLLDEGATVPFIARYRKEVTGELDDTQLRTLEERLRYLREMEERRAAILKSIDEQGKLTPELAQQINAADTKNRLEDLYLPYKPKRRTKGQIAIEAGLEPLADDLYGNPALNPEEEAQKYLNTDNEDAALHVKDIKAALDGAKFILMERFAEDAELLGKLRDFLSRDGQVKSKLLDGKEEEGAKFRDYFEYGEDWSRVPSHRALAIFRGRNEGILAINLGLEGDEERPATAGHPCETVIARHVDIEDQGRPADKWLGEVVRWTWRIKLLTSLETDLLGQLREKAEEEAIKVFSRNLKDLLLAAPAGQKATIGLDPGLRTGVKVAVVDATGKVLDHTAIYPNPPQNKLAESAAVIAALCKKYDVGLIAIGNGTASRETDKFVGETIKQFKLTAQKVMVNEAGASVYSASEFAAKEFPDLDVTIRGAISIARRLQDPLAELVKIEPKSIGVGQYQHDVSQSQLARSLDAVVEDCVNGVGAELNSASAPLLTRVSGLSASIAANIVTYRDMNGAFKNRDQLKEVPRLGPKAFEQAAGFLRINNGENPLDRSGVHPESYIVVKRIAEKNGREINGLVGDSAFLRRLNPADYTDEKFGVPTVKDIISELEKPGRDPRPEFRTAKFEDGVEEIKDLRPGMVLEGTVTNVTNFGAFVDIGVHQDGLVHISALSEKFVKDPHEVVKANDIVKVKVMEVDVARKRIGLSMRMSDEPGEQGSGGVKRGDHRESRQAQRHNNRSRQQQGGGNGGRGSMGDLLAAAMKGKK
- the hutI gene encoding imidazolonepropionase gives rise to the protein MTERCDLLITNVHAATMDPSLPGAYGAVEDAAVAVTGNKIVWIGPRRELPETAADLVIDGEGQWLTPGLIDCHTHLVYGGHRASEFARRLGGESYEDVARAGGGILSTVRATRAASAEELYHAAEPRLKALMSEGVTTLEIKSGYGLDLDNELKQLRVARRLAQHYPVNILTTCLAAHALPPEYDGRADEYIDLVCNEILPAVVREQLADAVDMFCENIAFSVEQCQRVISAARKLDLPVKVHAEQLASTGATKMAACAGALSVEHIEYITDEDVAAMAESGTAAVLLPGAFYTLKETRVPPVDKLRAAGVPMAISTDLNPGSCPIASLRLMMNMGCNLFGLTPAEALAGVTRSAARALGICCSRGVLRPGLRADMALWPMETPDQLAYEVGALKPAEMFLGGQHVTAG
- the ampC gene encoding class C beta-lactamase: MSLSLFTSRSLKSLVAGAGVILGGMANAESGVKISADQLEAAVVEAIQPVVEKYQVPGMALALTIDGEAHFFNLGETALEDGAPITEHTLFEVGSVSKTFTATLAAYAEVKGALDFAKPVSTYLPPLRGSAMDRVSVLNLATHTAGHFPLQVPSEVQDEEQLLSYFRDWQPQYSPGSKRTYSNPGSGLLGLVAARSLNQPFAEAMDQHIFRGLGLSETYVQVPAEKMLDYAEGHNRRHEPVRVNMGLLGEEAYGVRASAADLTRYIAAQMQLVKVDEDLQRALEKTRSGYFSTKYYVQDMVWEQYALPLERTRLLAGNNWKNINGDRPVDAIQPPMAPQQNVLINKTGSTGGFSTYVAFIPQQRFGFVMLANKYFPNQARVEMLYALLQSLLPAVVAEPADATE
- the hutG gene encoding formimidoylglutamase, producing MLQLADMRLWSGRVDGEDGQAGKRWHQDIVPLHLDSPPGFSILGFASDEGVRRNKGRIGAAKGPRILRLALANLPKTFSPPLYDAGNVRVEKDDLESGQAMLGARITELMSAGHFPMVLGGGHEIAYGSYQGIARWMREQHRDKTLGIINFDAHLDIRLPAPQGSSGTPFYQIAEQCDLNGRPFNYLCVGAAATANTPALYQRAEELGAQVISDREIVPWRIELVQRQIADFIDRVDFVYLTIDLDFLPAAVMPAVSAPAGRGVAFELFEPLLDTVLESKKVCLADIAEFNPYFDIEDHAARTAARVVFQIANGIKG
- a CDS encoding 4'-phosphopantetheinyl transferase family protein, with the protein product MSLTSEQQAPAKSSASALVRSGFILDPTCEHHDSAGFYQAGCGFDVDRYQPSLFAEAGILLPAQIARAVPQRQAEFLAGRYLAHSILGELHSPNREAPHIGIGERRDPVWPKGVVGSITHCGSEAACVLASKTRLHYLGIDRENWMTQNVYEEVACSILDADELTRLADVHLPSAQAATLIFSAKESLFKALYPTVQCYFGFDCARLVSVDMDKRNLVLQLRDDFARRYQLQRDYLVSFRVLSVGIETLTLGRVANPQ
- a CDS encoding TetR/AcrR family transcriptional regulator; translated protein: MVSSSGAGENTPTAPSAKPSSVNKKAEKREVAMAKILNATLDLIARKGLAALSHRSIASEAGVQLAMTTYYFGTIDNILVEAFREYRKSMEPVNMGIVVSYSELLARCVDDQNELADRDAYIEGLADIFAQLIDTGPTTRLRQLQIECQYLYEQHPSPALAKEIQSYNDELTGHAREFIAPLATRSPDLDAQMFLWMIQSLEFSQVTSVGIKGQSSRDVLVRMLRGFLV
- a CDS encoding NUDIX hydrolase encodes the protein MAFPGLKYELYRKLPPKIRWNISYALTDKFVVGMVYFVERNNQLLLVRHTYQDKWSLPGGWVERNESFEESARRELREELDIKIDDFEVLEVDKVPRSGIINIAIRGRLKDKQVAIRDGEIYGYRFFDLHRLPEDVIYTHKPYIKRYLDARRPPRQLPVEEPAPPSPPERQLPSP
- the hutC gene encoding histidine utilization repressor, whose translation is MSSQISITTTGASSQPRYAAIKAHIRAQIESGEWPAHFRVPSENQLAQDFNVSRMTARRALSELTDEGVLIRSQGLGTFVAEPVPAGSLLEVRNIADEVAARGHSYGNRILKLEQTTASTEVAVALGLAEGAAVYHSIIVHLDNGLPIQFEERYTNPTLVPEYLQQDFSAATPNEYLTRVAPLTEADTTVEAIGADVTVAEALEITSGNACLQIWRRTMSRAGTVSFARLVHPGNRYRLGAQLRF